In a genomic window of Gossypium arboreum isolate Shixiya-1 chromosome 9, ASM2569848v2, whole genome shotgun sequence:
- the LOC108456572 gene encoding uncharacterized protein LOC108456572 isoform X2 — MPGNEVGDRIHNFLGQEGLPQGQHHSQGLDTAWPGLNNNRWVGSQRQAGETLVSSLKNFSVHQLAESDRGQTGQSSSRQHDLNFTQSGLRFEIAQSQSQNQSPIANGYLLGHQAFQTSQNEPNFLGVDTVSRCLSPLDSQIGNGPDLSKKNSLRLESTESPMNYDFFGGQQQVSAQHSGMIQSLPRQQSGMNDMQLLQQNAMLKQMQELQRQQLLRPQFQLPDARQLSSANQVSSTVKHGLGSLSSAPINGIPVHDASNYSWQPEHMAPNWLQHGTSPSMHVSSSGFTFSPERGQASLMGLVPQQVDQSFYGTTSNARGNPYHHSSVQMEKPSMQQLPASSNSFPSNQYDLFSDQVGLQDGRQGDQGKNVFGATTGQGLNTGFRPEPLQEMTIQPNNAVMQESYDGRQERPGPSEISLEKSTAQAAPSQSVATLDATEEKILFGSDDSVWDIFGKSINMGSVLDGTDSFGALPSLQSGSWSALMQSAVAETSSNDLGVQEEWSGLGVQNSEPSSRNIASQIVNDGSKHQLAWADNNLQTASTLNSKSFPMSSDANINLDFFSIPGVQQSGVQIANEQTRKIHNDSSQKLVQQLTEERSKWLDCSPLQKPVAECVQIFGNVAHSPNMQVSAKSISGHQQDMAVHNLRVQPHNKPNGWSFIESASHSGEAISKSQDIDCALQPAQNSDHRGAMSEEKGHGSFLGYPIPDANSEWGKLNSGLGSPQVNREGSELDNVAAITDSRTARVTEDSSQQLPNNHNLRRSTDSKVNSGPSKVQARYLQNQDKNPRTFDSSRNDCLDKGASEANILENSNVKETSNDSFHPNSSHPFSTGGMRDNVWLDVNDRHGGKQKSSVCISHKPSGIRKFQYHPMGDLDVEVEPSYGTKSVAHSQAMSQNISQGLKGHDRGYFGQSKLTGHATRESIETEKGCFPGIRVDEVPSRSSNQGSASDRSFVGSVLNKTAPMSQNMLELLPKTDQPREHGTATHLSPSERNLSSEMPDTETSDGSVGQFQHNRPPASQGFGLQLGLPSQRFTNPDRAMSSQNSPQRVSSLNSVLGSCEVGRKGHAWLDPRTSVQSSTHGESYGDIKNNVLSGSGQISNKAAPYNIQTNFSSGFTSDYHLKSHLQSQNITSVGSQATPSASINAPFGGLGSLPKQTDDSSERVQTSQLQRKPALHIPKSAVDNNRNSSETSQPSSSNQIRARDPGQQYPVLEALPAYPPSATPESPKQGSFTKMPDVWTSVSAPQHPLGAQSSWASQNLFKYHHQSNINSETSLPGTKKLDDQIAKAGRGGQSEFPGGPGKPQSFVGEEQPAKDQQLFPESDASQNPATMPQDIDTLGQSLRPNNIVNQNHSLLNQVQSMKDIEIEPSNRSVKRFKGPCLDSALDTQPVSSEGAEQLSYGSDTMMKDASVNRILVSSGDPKMLRFSPNTRDNCEAQGEHSQISPQMAPSWFDRYGSFKNEQMSPLYDARKTAMLKAAEKALIVGRPSDSSHALHSNEQVNAAAYPSQLDSACKSSKPIVSELISSHSLPPEITNQDLVVVRARKRKSMVFELLPWHREVKQVYQRSQNISVAEVEWVHAANRLIEKVEDEPEMFEDWPPGVRSKRRLILTRQLMQQLLRAPPRVILSADASKSYEAVAYFVARSVLGDACSTACIPESDTAILPDGESTLSEKLQKERNQSTLKYAEDFVIKTKKLENDLQSLDKRASILDLRLECQDLEKISVINRFAKFHGRGQADGTETSLSSDAIASSHKFFSQRYVIALPMPRNLPDGVQCLSL; from the exons ATGCCTGGCAACGAAGTTGGAGACAGGATCCATAATTTTCTTGGTCAAGAGGGGTTGCCCCAGGGCCAACATCATTCGCAAGGCCTTGACACTGCCTGGCCTGGATTAAATAACAATCGGTGGGTTGGAAGCCAGAGACAAGCTGGTGAAACTCTTGTTTCCAGTTTGAAGAATTTTAGTGTACATCAATTAG CTGAATCTGACAGAGGACAGACTGGTCAGTCTTCGAGCCGACAGCATGATCTGAACTTCACTCAGTCAGGTCTGAGGTTTGAAATCGCCCAAAGTCAATCACAAAACCAATCACCAATTGCAAATGGCTATTTGCTAGGGCATCAGGCTTTCCAGACAAGTCAGAATGAACCAAACTTTTTGGGTGTGGATACAGTATCTAGATGCTTATCACCTCTTGATTCACAGATAGGAAATGGTCCTGATCTTAGTAAGAAAAATTCATTGAGGTTGGAATCTACTGAATCTCCCATGAATTACGACTTTTTTGGGGGGCAACAGCAAGTTAGCGCACAGCATTCTGGCATGATCCAGTCTTTACCAAGGCAGCAATCAGGGATGAATGACATGCAGCTATTACAACAAAATGCTATGCTTAAGCAAATGCAAGAATTACAGAGGCAACAACTCCTGAGGCCACAGTTTCAATTACCAGATGCAAGGCAATTAAGCTCTGCAAATCAGGTTTCTTCTACTGTAAAACATGGCTTGGGTAGCCTTTCTTCAGCTCCAATCAATGGCATTCCTGTCCATGATGCTTCAAATTATTCCTGGCAGCCTGAGCACATGGCACCAAATTGGTTGCAGCATGGTACATCTCCATCCATGCATGTATCCTCTAGTGGATTTACGTTTTCCCCGGAGCGAGGCCAGGCATCTTTGATGGGTTTGGTTCCTCAACAGGTTGATCAATCATTTTATGGGACTACCAGCAATGCGAGAGGAAACCCTTATCACCATTCTTCTGTCCAAATGGAGAAGCCTTCAATGCAGCAGCTGCCAGCCAGCAGTAATTCTTTTCCAAGTAATCAATATGATCTGTTTTCAGATCAAGTTGGTTTGCAAGATGGAAGACAGGGTGATCAGGGTAAAAATGTGTTTGGGGCTACAACAGGACAAGGCTTAAATACTGGATTTCGTCCAGAACCCTTGCAGGAAATGACTATCCAGCCAAATAATGCGGTGATGCAGGAGTCTTATGATGGAAGGCAGGAACGTCCTGGTCCATCAGAAATATCCTTGGAAAAGTCAACGGCTCAGGCTGCCCCCTCACAGAGTGTGGCTACGCTAGATGCGACTGAAGAGAAGATTTTGTTTGGATCAGATGACAGTGTGTGGGATATCTTTGGAAAGAGCATCAACATGGGCTCAGTGTTGGATGGTACGGACTCTTTTGGAGCATTGCCTTCTTTGCAAAGTGGAAGTTGGAGTGCACTTATGCAGTCTGCTGTAGCAGAAACATCTAGTAATGATTTAGGGGTACAGGAAGAGTGGAGTGGTTTGGGTGTGCAGAATAGCGAACCTTCAAGTAGGAACATAGCATCACAAATTGTCAATGATGGCAGCAAACATCAGTTGGCTTGGGCCGATAACAACTTGCAGACTGCCTCGACATTGAATTCTAAATCTTTTCCCATGTCTAGTGATGCCAATATCAATCTTGACTTTTTTAGCATCCCTGGAGTTCAGCAATCAGGAGTCCAGATTGCAAATGAACAGACCAGGAAAATACATAATGATTCATCTCAGAAACTTGTTCAACAGTTAACAGAAGAAAGAAGCAAATGGTTAGATTGCAGTCCTCTACAAAAACCTGTAGCTGAATGTGTGCAAATCTTTGGAAATGTTGCTCACTCTCCCAACATGCAAGTAAGTGCAAAGAGCATTTCGGGCCACCAACAAGACATGGCTGTACATAATCTGCGTGTTCAGCCACATAACAAGCCAAACGGTTGGAGCTTCATTGAGTCTGCGTCACATAGTGGTGAAGCTATATCAAAAAGTCAGGATATTGATTGTGCATTGCAACCTGCTCAGAATAGTGATCACAGAGGTGCCATGTCTGAGGAGAAAGGTCATGGTTCTTTTCTTGGTTATCCTATTCCTGATGCAAATAGCGAATGGGGAAAGTTGAATTCCGGCTTGGGAAGCCCGCAGGTGAACAGGGAAGGTTCTGAGCTGGATAATGTTGCTGCAATAACAGATTCAAGAACTGCAAGGGTCACTGAGGATAGCAGCCAGCAACTTCCGAACAATCATAATCTCAGGAGAAGTACTGATTCTAAAGTAAACTCTGGACCAAGCAAGGTTCAAGCAAGATATCTGCAAAATCAGGATAAGAACCCTCGAACTTTTGATTCATCTAGAAATGATTGCTTGGACAAGGGAGCATCTGAAGCAAATATATTGGAGAATTCCAATGTCAAAGAAACTTCCAATGACAGTTTTCACCCAAACTCATCCCACCCATTTTCTACTGGTGGCATGAGAGACAATGTCTGGCTGGATGTAAATGATCGACATGGAGGAAAACAGAAGTCATCTGTTTGTATTAGTCATAAACCTTCCGGAATCCGTAAATTCCAGTATCATCCAATGGGGGATCTGGATGTGGAGGTTGAACCTTCATATGGAACTAAAAGTGTTGCACATTCACAGGCAATGTCCCAAAATATTTCGCAAGGATTGAAAGGTCATGACCGAGGATACTTTGGGCAGTCAAAACTTACTGGTCATGCTACTAGAGAGTCTATAGAAACTGAGAAG GGTTGTTTTCCCGGCATTCGAGTAGATGAGGTACCTTCCAGAAGCTCAAATCAAGGTTCTGCTTCTGACAGATCTTTTGTTGGTTCTGTGCTGAACAAGACAGCTCCAATGAG TCAAAATATGCTGGAGCTGCTTCCTAAGACTGATCAGCCAAGGGAACATGGCACTGCTACACACTTAAGCCCTTCTGAACGCAATCTATCATCTGAAATGCCAGATACAGAAACTTCTGATGGATCAGTAGGCCAGTTTCAGCATAATAGGCCTCCTGCTTCGCAAGGTTTTGGTTTACAACTAGGTCTCCCATCTCAAAGGTTTACCAACCCTGATCGTGCAATGTCATCTCAGAATTCTCCCCAAAGAGTTAGTTCTCTGAATTCAGTTCTTGGCTCTTGCGAGGTAGGAAGGAAGGGTCATGCATGGTTGGATCCAAGAACTTCTGTTCAGTCCTCAACTCATGGAGAATCCTATGGAGATATTAAGAATAATGTTTTAAGTGGCTCTGGTCAAATCAGCAATAAAGCGGCACCATATAATATCCAGACCAACTTTTCTTCCGGTTTTACCTCTGATTATCATTTGAAAAGTCATCTCCAAAGCCAAAATATTACTAGTGTGGGTAGTCAGGCAACACCAAGTGCATCTATCAATGCGCCTTTTGGTGGGTTGGGATCTCTGCCCAAGCAGACTGATGACTCTTCTGAGAGAGTTCAAACTAGTCAATTGCAAAGGAAACCAGCACTCCACATACCTAAATCTGCTGTAGATAACAATCGTAATTCTTCTGAGACTTCTCAGCCAAGTAGCAGCAACCAAATCCGTGCAAGGGATCCAGGCCAGCAGTATCCAGTTTTGGAGGCTCTACCAGCTTACCCACCATCTGCTACCCCTGAATCTCCAAAGCAAGGTTCTTTTACCAAAATGCCTGATGTGTGGACCAGTGTTTCTGCCCCACAACATCCATTAGGAGCACAGTCCTCTTGGGCTTCCCAAAATTTGTTCAAGTACCATCATCAATCGAATATTAACTCTGAAACATCTCTTCCTGGAACAAAGAAGCTAGACGATCAAATTGCTAAGGCAGGACGGGGTGGTCAATCTGAGTTTCCTGGAGGCCCTGGTAAGCCACAGAGCTTTGTTGGAGAAGAGCAACCAGCAAAAGATCAGCAGTTATTTCCTGAAAGTGATGCCAGTCAAAATCCTGCAACTATGCCACAAGACATTGATACTCTTGGTCAATCTTTGAGACCAAATAACATTGTAAATCAGAACCATTCATTATTGAATCAGGTGCAGTCAATGAAAGATATAGAGATTGAACCAAGTAATAGGAGTGTCAAAAGATTTAAAGGCCCATGTCTAGACTCTGCTTTGGATACTCAGCCGGTAAGTTCTGAAGGTGCAGAGCAGTTATCTTATGGATCAGATACTATGATGAAAGATGCTTCAGTTAATCGTATCTTAGTTTCTTCTGGAGATCCTAAGATGCTAAGATTTTCACCAAACACTAGAGACAACTGTGAGGCACAG GGTGAACACTCTCAAATAAGTCCCCAGATGGCTCCTTCCTGGTTTGATCGGTATGGCTCGTTTAAAAATGAGCAAATGTCACCTCTATATGATGCTCGAAAAACTGCCATGTTGAAGGCCGCGGAAAAAGCACTCATTGTTGGTAGACCTTCTGACAGCTCGCATGCTCTTCATTCAAATGAGCAGGTTAATGCTGCTGCTTATCCTAGCCAGCTGGATAGTGCCTGTAAAAGCTCAAAGCCAATTGTGAGTGAGCTGATCTCCTCTCACTCGCTGCCTCCTGAAATCACAAATCAGGATTTGGTTGTTGTGAGAGCAAGAAAGCGGAAAAGTATGGTATTTGAGCTTCTACCATGGCATAGAGAAGTGAAACAAGTTTATCAAAGATCTCAGAACATCAG TGTGGCAGAGGTGGAATGGGTGCATGCAGCAAATCGATTGATTGAGAAG GTTGAAGATGAGCCTGAAATGTTTGAAGATTGGCCACCAGGGGTTAGATCAAAAAGAAGGCTTATCTTGACAAGGCAGCTTATGCAGCAACTACTTCGTGCTCCTCCAAGAGTAATTCTTTCTGCAGATGCTAGCAAAAGCTATGAGGCTGTGGCATATTTTGTTGCCAGATCAGTCCTGGGAGATGCATGCAGCACAGCATGTATACCTGAAAGTGATACTGCTATTCTTCCTGACGGTGAAAGCAC CCTCTCTGAAAAGCTTCAGAAGGAGAGAAACCAGTCCACCTTAAAGTATGCTGAAGATTTTGTCATCAAAACGAAGAAGCTGGAGAATGATTTACAGAG TCTGGACAAGAGAGCCTCAATCTTGGACTTAAGATTGGAATGTCAGGATCTAGAGAAGATTTCCGTCATCAATCGTTTTGCCAAGTTCCATGGTCGGGGGCAAGCTGACGGCACTGAGACCTCATTGTCCTCTGATGCAATTGCTAGTTCTCACAAATTCTTCTCCCAGAGATACGTAATTGCACTCCCGATGCCCCGTAATCTCCCTGACGGGGTACAATGTCTTTCCCTTTGA
- the LOC108456572 gene encoding uncharacterized protein LOC108456572 isoform X1, which translates to MPGNEVGDRIHNFLGQEGLPQGQHHSQGLDTAWPGLNNNRWVGSQRQAGETLVSSLKNFSVHQLAESDRGQTGQSSSRQHDLNFTQSGLRFEIAQSQSQNQSPIANGYLLGHQAFQTSQNEPNFLGVDTVSRCLSPLDSQIGNGPDLSKKNSLRLESTESPMNYDFFGGQQQVSAQHSGMIQSLPRQQSGMNDMQLLQQNAMLKQMQELQRQQLLRPQFQLPDARQLSSANQVSSTVKHGLGSLSSAPINGIPVHDASNYSWQPEHMAPNWLQHGTSPSMHVSSSGFTFSPERGQASLMGLVPQQVDQSFYGTTSNARGNPYHHSSVQMEKPSMQQLPASSNSFPSNQYDLFSDQVGLQDGRQGDQGKNVFGATTGQGLNTGFRPEPLQEMTIQPNNAVMQESYDGRQERPGPSEISLEKSTAQAAPSQSVATLDATEEKILFGSDDSVWDIFGKSINMGSVLDGTDSFGALPSLQSGSWSALMQSAVAETSSNDLGVQEEWSGLGVQNSEPSSRNIASQIVNDGSKHQLAWADNNLQTASTLNSKSFPMSSDANINLDFFSIPGVQQSGVQIANEQTRKIHNDSSQKLVQQLTEERSKWLDCSPLQKPVAECVQIFGNVAHSPNMQVSAKSISGHQQDMAVHNLRVQPHNKPNGWSFIESASHSGEAISKSQDIDCALQPAQNSDHRGAMSEEKGHGSFLGYPIPDANSEWGKLNSGLGSPQVNREGSELDNVAAITDSRTARVTEDSSQQLPNNHNLRRSTDSKVNSGPSKVQARYLQNQDKNPRTFDSSRNDCLDKGASEANILENSNVKETSNDSFHPNSSHPFSTGGMRDNVWLDVNDRHGGKQKSSVCISHKPSGIRKFQYHPMGDLDVEVEPSYGTKSVAHSQAMSQNISQGLKGHDRGYFGQSKLTGHATRESIETEKGCFPGIRVDEVPSRSSNQGSASDRSFVGSVLNKTAPMSQNMLELLPKTDQPREHGTATHLSPSERNLSSEMPDTETSDGSVGQFQHNRPPASQGFGLQLGLPSQRFTNPDRAMSSQNSPQRVSSLNSVLGSCEVGRKGHAWLDPRTSVQSSTHGESYGDIKNNVLSGSGQISNKAAPYNIQTNFSSGFTSDYHLKSHLQSQNITSVGSQATPSASINAPFGGLGSLPKQTDDSSERVQTSQLQRKPALHIPKSAVDNNRNSSETSQPSSSNQIRARDPGQQYPVLEALPAYPPSATPESPKQGSFTKMPDVWTSVSAPQHPLGAQSSWASQNLFKYHHQSNINSETSLPGTKKLDDQIAKAGRGGQSEFPGGPGKPQSFVGEEQPAKDQQLFPESDASQNPATMPQDIDTLGQSLRPNNIVNQNHSLLNQVQSMKDIEIEPSNRSVKRFKGPCLDSALDTQPVSSEGAEQLSYGSDTMMKDASVNRILVSSGDPKMLRFSPNTRDNCEAQVSSYDMMAYAQNDSQNFSSANNSAANLKGEHSQISPQMAPSWFDRYGSFKNEQMSPLYDARKTAMLKAAEKALIVGRPSDSSHALHSNEQVNAAAYPSQLDSACKSSKPIVSELISSHSLPPEITNQDLVVVRARKRKSMVFELLPWHREVKQVYQRSQNISVAEVEWVHAANRLIEKVEDEPEMFEDWPPGVRSKRRLILTRQLMQQLLRAPPRVILSADASKSYEAVAYFVARSVLGDACSTACIPESDTAILPDGESTLSEKLQKERNQSTLKYAEDFVIKTKKLENDLQSLDKRASILDLRLECQDLEKISVINRFAKFHGRGQADGTETSLSSDAIASSHKFFSQRYVIALPMPRNLPDGVQCLSL; encoded by the exons ATGCCTGGCAACGAAGTTGGAGACAGGATCCATAATTTTCTTGGTCAAGAGGGGTTGCCCCAGGGCCAACATCATTCGCAAGGCCTTGACACTGCCTGGCCTGGATTAAATAACAATCGGTGGGTTGGAAGCCAGAGACAAGCTGGTGAAACTCTTGTTTCCAGTTTGAAGAATTTTAGTGTACATCAATTAG CTGAATCTGACAGAGGACAGACTGGTCAGTCTTCGAGCCGACAGCATGATCTGAACTTCACTCAGTCAGGTCTGAGGTTTGAAATCGCCCAAAGTCAATCACAAAACCAATCACCAATTGCAAATGGCTATTTGCTAGGGCATCAGGCTTTCCAGACAAGTCAGAATGAACCAAACTTTTTGGGTGTGGATACAGTATCTAGATGCTTATCACCTCTTGATTCACAGATAGGAAATGGTCCTGATCTTAGTAAGAAAAATTCATTGAGGTTGGAATCTACTGAATCTCCCATGAATTACGACTTTTTTGGGGGGCAACAGCAAGTTAGCGCACAGCATTCTGGCATGATCCAGTCTTTACCAAGGCAGCAATCAGGGATGAATGACATGCAGCTATTACAACAAAATGCTATGCTTAAGCAAATGCAAGAATTACAGAGGCAACAACTCCTGAGGCCACAGTTTCAATTACCAGATGCAAGGCAATTAAGCTCTGCAAATCAGGTTTCTTCTACTGTAAAACATGGCTTGGGTAGCCTTTCTTCAGCTCCAATCAATGGCATTCCTGTCCATGATGCTTCAAATTATTCCTGGCAGCCTGAGCACATGGCACCAAATTGGTTGCAGCATGGTACATCTCCATCCATGCATGTATCCTCTAGTGGATTTACGTTTTCCCCGGAGCGAGGCCAGGCATCTTTGATGGGTTTGGTTCCTCAACAGGTTGATCAATCATTTTATGGGACTACCAGCAATGCGAGAGGAAACCCTTATCACCATTCTTCTGTCCAAATGGAGAAGCCTTCAATGCAGCAGCTGCCAGCCAGCAGTAATTCTTTTCCAAGTAATCAATATGATCTGTTTTCAGATCAAGTTGGTTTGCAAGATGGAAGACAGGGTGATCAGGGTAAAAATGTGTTTGGGGCTACAACAGGACAAGGCTTAAATACTGGATTTCGTCCAGAACCCTTGCAGGAAATGACTATCCAGCCAAATAATGCGGTGATGCAGGAGTCTTATGATGGAAGGCAGGAACGTCCTGGTCCATCAGAAATATCCTTGGAAAAGTCAACGGCTCAGGCTGCCCCCTCACAGAGTGTGGCTACGCTAGATGCGACTGAAGAGAAGATTTTGTTTGGATCAGATGACAGTGTGTGGGATATCTTTGGAAAGAGCATCAACATGGGCTCAGTGTTGGATGGTACGGACTCTTTTGGAGCATTGCCTTCTTTGCAAAGTGGAAGTTGGAGTGCACTTATGCAGTCTGCTGTAGCAGAAACATCTAGTAATGATTTAGGGGTACAGGAAGAGTGGAGTGGTTTGGGTGTGCAGAATAGCGAACCTTCAAGTAGGAACATAGCATCACAAATTGTCAATGATGGCAGCAAACATCAGTTGGCTTGGGCCGATAACAACTTGCAGACTGCCTCGACATTGAATTCTAAATCTTTTCCCATGTCTAGTGATGCCAATATCAATCTTGACTTTTTTAGCATCCCTGGAGTTCAGCAATCAGGAGTCCAGATTGCAAATGAACAGACCAGGAAAATACATAATGATTCATCTCAGAAACTTGTTCAACAGTTAACAGAAGAAAGAAGCAAATGGTTAGATTGCAGTCCTCTACAAAAACCTGTAGCTGAATGTGTGCAAATCTTTGGAAATGTTGCTCACTCTCCCAACATGCAAGTAAGTGCAAAGAGCATTTCGGGCCACCAACAAGACATGGCTGTACATAATCTGCGTGTTCAGCCACATAACAAGCCAAACGGTTGGAGCTTCATTGAGTCTGCGTCACATAGTGGTGAAGCTATATCAAAAAGTCAGGATATTGATTGTGCATTGCAACCTGCTCAGAATAGTGATCACAGAGGTGCCATGTCTGAGGAGAAAGGTCATGGTTCTTTTCTTGGTTATCCTATTCCTGATGCAAATAGCGAATGGGGAAAGTTGAATTCCGGCTTGGGAAGCCCGCAGGTGAACAGGGAAGGTTCTGAGCTGGATAATGTTGCTGCAATAACAGATTCAAGAACTGCAAGGGTCACTGAGGATAGCAGCCAGCAACTTCCGAACAATCATAATCTCAGGAGAAGTACTGATTCTAAAGTAAACTCTGGACCAAGCAAGGTTCAAGCAAGATATCTGCAAAATCAGGATAAGAACCCTCGAACTTTTGATTCATCTAGAAATGATTGCTTGGACAAGGGAGCATCTGAAGCAAATATATTGGAGAATTCCAATGTCAAAGAAACTTCCAATGACAGTTTTCACCCAAACTCATCCCACCCATTTTCTACTGGTGGCATGAGAGACAATGTCTGGCTGGATGTAAATGATCGACATGGAGGAAAACAGAAGTCATCTGTTTGTATTAGTCATAAACCTTCCGGAATCCGTAAATTCCAGTATCATCCAATGGGGGATCTGGATGTGGAGGTTGAACCTTCATATGGAACTAAAAGTGTTGCACATTCACAGGCAATGTCCCAAAATATTTCGCAAGGATTGAAAGGTCATGACCGAGGATACTTTGGGCAGTCAAAACTTACTGGTCATGCTACTAGAGAGTCTATAGAAACTGAGAAG GGTTGTTTTCCCGGCATTCGAGTAGATGAGGTACCTTCCAGAAGCTCAAATCAAGGTTCTGCTTCTGACAGATCTTTTGTTGGTTCTGTGCTGAACAAGACAGCTCCAATGAG TCAAAATATGCTGGAGCTGCTTCCTAAGACTGATCAGCCAAGGGAACATGGCACTGCTACACACTTAAGCCCTTCTGAACGCAATCTATCATCTGAAATGCCAGATACAGAAACTTCTGATGGATCAGTAGGCCAGTTTCAGCATAATAGGCCTCCTGCTTCGCAAGGTTTTGGTTTACAACTAGGTCTCCCATCTCAAAGGTTTACCAACCCTGATCGTGCAATGTCATCTCAGAATTCTCCCCAAAGAGTTAGTTCTCTGAATTCAGTTCTTGGCTCTTGCGAGGTAGGAAGGAAGGGTCATGCATGGTTGGATCCAAGAACTTCTGTTCAGTCCTCAACTCATGGAGAATCCTATGGAGATATTAAGAATAATGTTTTAAGTGGCTCTGGTCAAATCAGCAATAAAGCGGCACCATATAATATCCAGACCAACTTTTCTTCCGGTTTTACCTCTGATTATCATTTGAAAAGTCATCTCCAAAGCCAAAATATTACTAGTGTGGGTAGTCAGGCAACACCAAGTGCATCTATCAATGCGCCTTTTGGTGGGTTGGGATCTCTGCCCAAGCAGACTGATGACTCTTCTGAGAGAGTTCAAACTAGTCAATTGCAAAGGAAACCAGCACTCCACATACCTAAATCTGCTGTAGATAACAATCGTAATTCTTCTGAGACTTCTCAGCCAAGTAGCAGCAACCAAATCCGTGCAAGGGATCCAGGCCAGCAGTATCCAGTTTTGGAGGCTCTACCAGCTTACCCACCATCTGCTACCCCTGAATCTCCAAAGCAAGGTTCTTTTACCAAAATGCCTGATGTGTGGACCAGTGTTTCTGCCCCACAACATCCATTAGGAGCACAGTCCTCTTGGGCTTCCCAAAATTTGTTCAAGTACCATCATCAATCGAATATTAACTCTGAAACATCTCTTCCTGGAACAAAGAAGCTAGACGATCAAATTGCTAAGGCAGGACGGGGTGGTCAATCTGAGTTTCCTGGAGGCCCTGGTAAGCCACAGAGCTTTGTTGGAGAAGAGCAACCAGCAAAAGATCAGCAGTTATTTCCTGAAAGTGATGCCAGTCAAAATCCTGCAACTATGCCACAAGACATTGATACTCTTGGTCAATCTTTGAGACCAAATAACATTGTAAATCAGAACCATTCATTATTGAATCAGGTGCAGTCAATGAAAGATATAGAGATTGAACCAAGTAATAGGAGTGTCAAAAGATTTAAAGGCCCATGTCTAGACTCTGCTTTGGATACTCAGCCGGTAAGTTCTGAAGGTGCAGAGCAGTTATCTTATGGATCAGATACTATGATGAAAGATGCTTCAGTTAATCGTATCTTAGTTTCTTCTGGAGATCCTAAGATGCTAAGATTTTCACCAAACACTAGAGACAACTGTGAGGCACAGGTATCTTCTTATGATATGATGGCATATGCTCAGAATGATTCCCAGAATTTCTCCAGTGCTAACAATTCAGCTGCTAATCTCAAGGGTGAACACTCTCAAATAAGTCCCCAGATGGCTCCTTCCTGGTTTGATCGGTATGGCTCGTTTAAAAATGAGCAAATGTCACCTCTATATGATGCTCGAAAAACTGCCATGTTGAAGGCCGCGGAAAAAGCACTCATTGTTGGTAGACCTTCTGACAGCTCGCATGCTCTTCATTCAAATGAGCAGGTTAATGCTGCTGCTTATCCTAGCCAGCTGGATAGTGCCTGTAAAAGCTCAAAGCCAATTGTGAGTGAGCTGATCTCCTCTCACTCGCTGCCTCCTGAAATCACAAATCAGGATTTGGTTGTTGTGAGAGCAAGAAAGCGGAAAAGTATGGTATTTGAGCTTCTACCATGGCATAGAGAAGTGAAACAAGTTTATCAAAGATCTCAGAACATCAG TGTGGCAGAGGTGGAATGGGTGCATGCAGCAAATCGATTGATTGAGAAG GTTGAAGATGAGCCTGAAATGTTTGAAGATTGGCCACCAGGGGTTAGATCAAAAAGAAGGCTTATCTTGACAAGGCAGCTTATGCAGCAACTACTTCGTGCTCCTCCAAGAGTAATTCTTTCTGCAGATGCTAGCAAAAGCTATGAGGCTGTGGCATATTTTGTTGCCAGATCAGTCCTGGGAGATGCATGCAGCACAGCATGTATACCTGAAAGTGATACTGCTATTCTTCCTGACGGTGAAAGCAC CCTCTCTGAAAAGCTTCAGAAGGAGAGAAACCAGTCCACCTTAAAGTATGCTGAAGATTTTGTCATCAAAACGAAGAAGCTGGAGAATGATTTACAGAG TCTGGACAAGAGAGCCTCAATCTTGGACTTAAGATTGGAATGTCAGGATCTAGAGAAGATTTCCGTCATCAATCGTTTTGCCAAGTTCCATGGTCGGGGGCAAGCTGACGGCACTGAGACCTCATTGTCCTCTGATGCAATTGCTAGTTCTCACAAATTCTTCTCCCAGAGATACGTAATTGCACTCCCGATGCCCCGTAATCTCCCTGACGGGGTACAATGTCTTTCCCTTTGA